A single region of the Marinobacter bohaiensis genome encodes:
- a CDS encoding SPFH domain-containing protein, producing the protein MDQAVKSRLSSASGSLLANLKKYFAGIAGGIVAIVLAMSSFFTTELGYTYVVQDTLFGTIRVFSEPGVHFKVPLFSNVYTYNQAMTLNFGNQENGEVIKATRQLNEVEVQFADTYTARIPATFRFKLSADPKRIVAMHREFRSYDNLIDSLLLKNAKNVTVVTATQYTGEEFFQGGLNKFKVQLEDQLQNGLYQTERRQVEVEQTDLAAVSSENSDADRLEHKNQLVWKNIILQDDAGQAKRLANPLEAYGIQVRQVTIGRPIPEHRLDELLVKKKDLVAKRITAIQAQETARAEAKTAQLEKEIVKARAIQDAQRAKELAIISKQKEVEMERQQAELERVRKEKEKAVALLQKEKELDVATAERNIQKANAEAAKFAAQAIREKGLAEAEVAKANLLAKQAARDIYLAEIQRDIAQVMYPALKDTQINMPEYYVGDGSATPVSSLDVFTSLGAMDHLRKSMDPPRQN; encoded by the coding sequence ATGGATCAAGCAGTCAAAAGCCGGCTGTCGTCGGCCTCCGGTTCGCTGTTGGCGAACCTGAAAAAGTACTTCGCCGGTATTGCCGGCGGCATCGTGGCCATCGTTCTGGCCATGTCCTCGTTTTTCACCACCGAACTGGGCTATACCTACGTCGTGCAGGACACCCTGTTCGGCACCATCCGCGTGTTCAGCGAGCCGGGCGTGCACTTCAAGGTGCCCTTGTTTTCCAACGTCTACACCTACAACCAGGCGATGACGCTGAACTTCGGCAACCAGGAAAACGGCGAAGTCATCAAGGCCACGCGTCAGCTCAACGAGGTGGAAGTCCAGTTTGCCGACACTTACACCGCGCGCATCCCGGCCACCTTCCGCTTCAAGCTCTCGGCCGACCCGAAGCGGATCGTCGCCATGCACCGGGAATTCCGCAGCTACGACAACCTGATTGATTCCCTGCTGCTCAAGAACGCCAAGAACGTCACGGTGGTGACCGCCACCCAGTACACCGGCGAAGAGTTCTTCCAGGGCGGGCTGAACAAGTTCAAGGTGCAGTTGGAAGACCAGCTGCAGAACGGCCTCTACCAGACCGAACGCCGCCAGGTGGAAGTCGAGCAGACCGACCTGGCGGCGGTATCGTCGGAGAATTCGGACGCCGACCGGCTGGAGCACAAGAACCAGCTGGTCTGGAAGAACATCATCCTCCAGGACGATGCCGGGCAGGCGAAGCGACTGGCCAATCCGCTGGAGGCCTATGGCATCCAGGTGCGCCAGGTCACCATTGGCCGACCGATTCCGGAACACCGCCTGGACGAGCTGCTGGTCAAGAAGAAGGACCTGGTCGCCAAACGCATCACCGCCATCCAGGCCCAGGAAACCGCCCGCGCCGAAGCCAAGACCGCCCAACTGGAGAAGGAAATCGTGAAGGCCCGGGCTATCCAGGACGCCCAGCGCGCCAAGGAGCTGGCCATCATTTCCAAGCAGAAGGAAGTGGAAATGGAGCGTCAACAGGCGGAACTGGAGCGCGTGCGTAAGGAGAAGGAAAAGGCCGTCGCGCTGCTGCAGAAAGAGAAGGAACTGGACGTGGCCACAGCGGAACGCAACATCCAGAAAGCCAACGCCGAAGCCGCCAAATTCGCCGCCCAGGCCATCCGCGAGAAAGGCCTGGCCGAGGCGGAAGTAGCCAAGGCCAACCTGCTGGCCAAACAGGCCGCGCGCGACATCTACCTGGCGGAAATCCAGCGCGACATCGCCCAGGTGATGTACCCGGCGCTGAAAGACACCCAGATCAACATGCCCGAATACTACGTCGGAGACGGCAGTGCCACACCGGTCTCCAGTCTCGACGTGTTCACCAGCCTTGGTGCCATGGATCACCTGCGCAAGTCCATGGACCCGCCCCGCCAGAACTGA